One part of the Ziziphus jujuba cultivar Dongzao chromosome 2, ASM3175591v1 genome encodes these proteins:
- the LOC107418708 gene encoding loganic acid O-methyltransferase has protein sequence MAAESFPMIGGDGPYSYSKNSNLQREAAENAREMLVSAIVENLDIEKELCPISNTFTIADLGCSTGPNTFIAVQNIIEAVSQAFQTKNQSQIPDFQVYFSDHVSNDFNILFANLPKDGKYFAAGVPGSFHGRLFPKASLSFVYSSYALQWLSKAPQELRDSNLPAFNKGKIFYTNAADEVGQAYFGQYSEDLLCFLDARAQELTPGGLMALLIPGRPDATLPANSSLGPIFEPFESCLVDMANEGLISKDKIDTFNLPMYSPSPEELRKLIQKNGCFEIVKLDEQPGGSVPLPSAEGCRAGLETLISNHFGSEIIEQFFDRYAKKVEGRPPLNSAIDGVGPGLFILLKRNL, from the exons atggctgcAGAATCATTTCCCATGATTGGAGGAGATGGCCCTTATAGTTATTCTAAAAATTCAAATCTACAG AGAGAAGCAGCCGAAAATGCCAGGGAAATGCTGGTCTCTGCCATAGTTGAAAACCTTGACATTGAAAAAGAACTGTGTCCCATTTCAAATACTTTCACAATTGCCGATTTAGGCTGTTCTACCGGACCAAACACATTCATTGCAGTCCAAAACATAATTGAAGCTGTATCACAAGCAttccaaaccaaaaaccaaTCTCAAATCCCTGATTTCCAAGTCTATTTCAGTGACCATGTCTCAAACGATTTCAATATTCTCTTTGCAAATCTTCCAAAAGATGGCAAATATTTTGCAGCCGGAGTTCCGGGTTCTTTCCATGGAAGATTGTTTCCAAAAGCTTCTCTTAGTTTTGTTTACTCCTCTTATGCTCTTCAGTGGCTTTCAAAGGCACCCCAAGAGCTAAGGGATTCAAACTTGCCGGCTTTCAATAAAGGAAAGATATTTTATACTAATGCTGCTGATGAAGTTGGTCAGGCTTATTTTGGTCAGTACTCTGAGGATTTACTCTGCTTTCTTGATGCTCGAGCACAAGAGCTAACTCCAGGTGGGTTAATGGCGCTTCTCATACCAGGACGTCCTGATGCTACATTACCTGCAAATTCATCACTTGGCCCGATTTTCGAACCATTCGAATCTTGTCTTGTAGATATGGCTAATGAG GGATTAATAAGCAAAGACAAAATCGACACCTTCAACTTGCCCATGTACAGTCCATCACCAGAGGAGCTGAGGAAATTAATACAGAAAAATGGATGTTTTGAAATCGTTAAATTGGATGAGCAACCTGGAGGCAGTGTTCCTTTGCCTAGTGCTGAAGGGTGCAGAGCTGGGTTAGAAACCCTAATCAGCAATCATTTTGGAAGTGAAATCATTGAACAATTTTTTGATCGCTACGCAAAGAAAGTTGAAGGTCGTCCTCCATTGAATTCTGCTATCGATGGTGTTGGTCCCGGACTTTTCATCTTATTAAAACGCAATCTCTGA
- the LOC107418698 gene encoding loganic acid O-methyltransferase-like isoform X3, producing MEISEAYPMNGGDGLHSYAKNSTPQRRIIDVSKEVAKEAILEKLDIGVLNSSKTFGIADLGCSVGPNTFAAVENIIEAVKNKYQSRGLNSKIPEFQVFFNDHVSNDFNLLFASLPQDKQYYAAGSPGSFYGRLFPEASLHIVHSSTALQWLSRVPKEIVDKDSPAWNKGKVHYASSGDQVIQAYKAQYEKDMEKFLQARAHEIVHDGLMLLILPFNPNGIHPSQSASNLCLDLFGYSLMDLAKKGRVSEEKVDSFNLPLYITTPQEFKAVVERNEGFSIERTEILPRTDFVNGIGPNGHQIATYLRAGMEGLIKKHFGGDIIDELFELYAKKADEILIPAMVKSAEQGVTLFAVLKRKAY from the exons ATGGAAATCTCTGAAGCATATCCAATGAATGGCGGAGATGGCCTCCATAGCTACGCCAAGAACTCCACTCCCCAG AGAAGAATCATAGATGTTTCCAAAGAAGTAGCAAAAGAGGCAATTTTAGAAAAGCTTGACATTGGTGTTCTTAATTCTTCAAAAACATTTGGGATTGCAGATTTGGGTTGCTCTGTTGGTCCAAATACATTTGCAGCAGTGGAAAACATAATCGAAGCTGTGAAAAACAAATACCAAAGCCGAGGCCTAAATTCCAAAATCCCAGAATTCCAAGTCTTTTTCAATGACCATGTCTCTAATGATTTCAACTTGCTCTTCGCATCCCTCCCTCAGGACAAACAATACTATGCTGCAGGCTCGCCGGGCTCTTTCTACGGTCGCCTATTTCCCGAGGCTTCTCTTCACATTGTTCATTCTTCCACTGCCCTGCAATGGCTTTCTAGAGTGCCGAAAGAGATAGTGGACAAGGACTCTCCTGCTTGGAATAAAGGAAAAGTTCACTATGCAAGTTCTGGTGACCAAGTGATTCAGGCTTATAAAGCTCAATATGAAAAGGACATGGAGAAATTCCTTCAAGCCAGGGCACATGAGATTGTGCATGACGGGCTAATGCTACTCATTTTACCTTTCAACCCCAATGGAATTCATCCTTCTCAATCTGCATCAAATTTGTGTTTAGACCTTTTTGGATATTCTCTCATGGACCTtgcaaaaaag ggaAGAGTTAGTGAGGAGAAAGTGGATTCCTTTAACCTTCCATTATATATCACGACTCCCCAAGAATTTAAAGCTGTTGTGGAAAGAAATGAAGGTTTCAGCATAGAAAGAACGGAAATATTGCCTAGAACAGATTTTGTAAATGGAATTGGCCCAAATGGGCATCAAATAGCAACTTACCTGAGAGCTGGGATGGAGGGGTTAATTAAGAAGCATTTTGGAGGTGATATCATAGATGAACTCTTTGAGTTGTATGCTAAGAAAGCCGATGAGATATTAATCCCCGCCATGGTTAAATCAGCTGAACAGGGAGTTACCTTATTTGCTGTGCTTAAACGCAAAGCTTATTAG
- the LOC107418698 gene encoding loganic acid O-methyltransferase-like isoform X1 — MAEMASIATPRTPLPRFFVSKINEKPEAIINLMTLYKRRIIDVSKEVAKEAILEKLDIGVLNSSKTFGIADLGCSVGPNTFAAVENIIEAVKNKYQSRGLNSKIPEFQVFFNDHVSNDFNLLFASLPQDKQYYAAGSPGSFYGRLFPEASLHIVHSSTALQWLSRVPKEIVDKDSPAWNKGKVHYASSGDQVIQAYKAQYEKDMEKFLQARAHEIVHDGLMLLILPFNPNGIHPSQSASNLCLDLFGYSLMDLAKKGRVSEEKVDSFNLPLYITTPQEFKAVVERNEGFSIERTEILPRTDFVNGIGPNGHQIATYLRAGMEGLIKKHFGGDIIDELFELYAKKADEILIPAMVKSAEQGVTLFAVLKRKAY, encoded by the exons ATGGCGGAGATGGCCTCCATAGCTACGCCAAGAACTCCACTCCCCAG ATTCTTTGTATCCAAAATAAACGAAAAACCAGAGGCAATTATAAATTTGATGACTCTGTATAAG AGAAGAATCATAGATGTTTCCAAAGAAGTAGCAAAAGAGGCAATTTTAGAAAAGCTTGACATTGGTGTTCTTAATTCTTCAAAAACATTTGGGATTGCAGATTTGGGTTGCTCTGTTGGTCCAAATACATTTGCAGCAGTGGAAAACATAATCGAAGCTGTGAAAAACAAATACCAAAGCCGAGGCCTAAATTCCAAAATCCCAGAATTCCAAGTCTTTTTCAATGACCATGTCTCTAATGATTTCAACTTGCTCTTCGCATCCCTCCCTCAGGACAAACAATACTATGCTGCAGGCTCGCCGGGCTCTTTCTACGGTCGCCTATTTCCCGAGGCTTCTCTTCACATTGTTCATTCTTCCACTGCCCTGCAATGGCTTTCTAGAGTGCCGAAAGAGATAGTGGACAAGGACTCTCCTGCTTGGAATAAAGGAAAAGTTCACTATGCAAGTTCTGGTGACCAAGTGATTCAGGCTTATAAAGCTCAATATGAAAAGGACATGGAGAAATTCCTTCAAGCCAGGGCACATGAGATTGTGCATGACGGGCTAATGCTACTCATTTTACCTTTCAACCCCAATGGAATTCATCCTTCTCAATCTGCATCAAATTTGTGTTTAGACCTTTTTGGATATTCTCTCATGGACCTtgcaaaaaag ggaAGAGTTAGTGAGGAGAAAGTGGATTCCTTTAACCTTCCATTATATATCACGACTCCCCAAGAATTTAAAGCTGTTGTGGAAAGAAATGAAGGTTTCAGCATAGAAAGAACGGAAATATTGCCTAGAACAGATTTTGTAAATGGAATTGGCCCAAATGGGCATCAAATAGCAACTTACCTGAGAGCTGGGATGGAGGGGTTAATTAAGAAGCATTTTGGAGGTGATATCATAGATGAACTCTTTGAGTTGTATGCTAAGAAAGCCGATGAGATATTAATCCCCGCCATGGTTAAATCAGCTGAACAGGGAGTTACCTTATTTGCTGTGCTTAAACGCAAAGCTTATTAG
- the LOC107418698 gene encoding loganic acid O-methyltransferase-like isoform X2, which translates to MHVLNDRFFVSKINEKPEAIINLMTLYKRRIIDVSKEVAKEAILEKLDIGVLNSSKTFGIADLGCSVGPNTFAAVENIIEAVKNKYQSRGLNSKIPEFQVFFNDHVSNDFNLLFASLPQDKQYYAAGSPGSFYGRLFPEASLHIVHSSTALQWLSRVPKEIVDKDSPAWNKGKVHYASSGDQVIQAYKAQYEKDMEKFLQARAHEIVHDGLMLLILPFNPNGIHPSQSASNLCLDLFGYSLMDLAKKGRVSEEKVDSFNLPLYITTPQEFKAVVERNEGFSIERTEILPRTDFVNGIGPNGHQIATYLRAGMEGLIKKHFGGDIIDELFELYAKKADEILIPAMVKSAEQGVTLFAVLKRKAY; encoded by the exons aTGCATGTTTTGAATGATAGATTCTTTGTATCCAAAATAAACGAAAAACCAGAGGCAATTATAAATTTGATGACTCTGTATAAG AGAAGAATCATAGATGTTTCCAAAGAAGTAGCAAAAGAGGCAATTTTAGAAAAGCTTGACATTGGTGTTCTTAATTCTTCAAAAACATTTGGGATTGCAGATTTGGGTTGCTCTGTTGGTCCAAATACATTTGCAGCAGTGGAAAACATAATCGAAGCTGTGAAAAACAAATACCAAAGCCGAGGCCTAAATTCCAAAATCCCAGAATTCCAAGTCTTTTTCAATGACCATGTCTCTAATGATTTCAACTTGCTCTTCGCATCCCTCCCTCAGGACAAACAATACTATGCTGCAGGCTCGCCGGGCTCTTTCTACGGTCGCCTATTTCCCGAGGCTTCTCTTCACATTGTTCATTCTTCCACTGCCCTGCAATGGCTTTCTAGAGTGCCGAAAGAGATAGTGGACAAGGACTCTCCTGCTTGGAATAAAGGAAAAGTTCACTATGCAAGTTCTGGTGACCAAGTGATTCAGGCTTATAAAGCTCAATATGAAAAGGACATGGAGAAATTCCTTCAAGCCAGGGCACATGAGATTGTGCATGACGGGCTAATGCTACTCATTTTACCTTTCAACCCCAATGGAATTCATCCTTCTCAATCTGCATCAAATTTGTGTTTAGACCTTTTTGGATATTCTCTCATGGACCTtgcaaaaaag ggaAGAGTTAGTGAGGAGAAAGTGGATTCCTTTAACCTTCCATTATATATCACGACTCCCCAAGAATTTAAAGCTGTTGTGGAAAGAAATGAAGGTTTCAGCATAGAAAGAACGGAAATATTGCCTAGAACAGATTTTGTAAATGGAATTGGCCCAAATGGGCATCAAATAGCAACTTACCTGAGAGCTGGGATGGAGGGGTTAATTAAGAAGCATTTTGGAGGTGATATCATAGATGAACTCTTTGAGTTGTATGCTAAGAAAGCCGATGAGATATTAATCCCCGCCATGGTTAAATCAGCTGAACAGGGAGTTACCTTATTTGCTGTGCTTAAACGCAAAGCTTATTAG
- the LOC112491748 gene encoding loganic acid O-methyltransferase-like isoform X5, with amino-acid sequence METSEAYPMNGGDGLHGYAKNSTLQREIIDVAKEVAKEAIIEKLDVGVLNSPKTFRIADLGCSVGPNTFAAVENIIEAVKSKYQSQGLNSKIPEFQVFFNDHVSNDFNLLFASLPQDKQYYAAGSPGSFYGRVFPEASLHIVHSSTSLHWLSGVPKEIVDKDSPAWNKGKVHYASSGDQVIQAYKAQYESDMEKFLQARAHEIVYGGLMLLILPFHPSGIHPSQSATNLSLDLIGYSLMDLAKKGRVNEEKVDSFNIPLYLTTPQEFEAVVESNGGFSIERMEILTRSEFINGIDGHQIATHWRAGMEGLIKKHFGEDIIDELFDLYAKKADEILIPAIVKSAEQQVSLFAVLKRKAN; translated from the exons ATGGAAACATCTGAAGCATATCCAATGAACGGTGGAGATGGCCTCCATGGGTATGCCAAGAACTCCACTTTACAG aGAGAAATCATAGATGTTGCCAAAGAAGTAGCAAAAGAGGCAATTATAGAAAAGCTTGACGTGGGTGTTCTTAATTCTCCAAAAACATTTCGGATTGCAGATTTGGGTTGCTCTGTTGGTCCAAATACATTTGCAGCGGTGGAAAACATAATCGAAGCTGTGAAATCCAAATACCAAAGCCAAGGCCTAAATTCCAAAATCCCGGAATTCCAAGTCTTTTTCAATGACCATGTCTCTAATGATTTCAACTTGCTCTTCGCATCCCTCCCTCAGGACAAACAATACTATGCTGCAGGCTCGCCTGGCTCTTTCTACGGTCGTGTATTTCCCGAGGCTTCTCTTCATATTGTTCATTCTTCCACCTCTCTGCATTGGCTTTCTGGAGTACCAAAAGAGATAGTGGACAAGGACTCTCCTGCTTGGAATAAAGGAAAAGTTCACTATGCAAGTTCTGGTGACCAGGTGATTCAGGCTTATAAAGCTCAATATGAAAGCGACATGGAGAAATTCCTTCAAGCCAGGGCACATGAGATTGTGTATGGCGGGCTAATGCTACTCATTTTACCTTTCCACCCCAGTGGAATTCATCCTTCTCAATCTGCAACAAATTTGAGTCTAGACCTTATTGGATATTCTCTCATGGACCTtgcaaaaaag GGAAGAGTTAATGAGGAGAAAGTGGATTCTTTTAACATTCCATTATATCTCACGACTCCCCAAGAATTTGAAGCTGTTGTGGAAAGCAATGGAGGTTTCAGCATAGAGAGAATGGAAATATTAACTAGATCAGAATTTATAAATGGAATCGATGGGCATCAAATAGCAACTCACTGGAGAGCTGGGATGGAGGGGTTAATAAAGAAGCATTTTGGAGAGGATATCATAGATGAACTCTTTGATTTGTATGCTAAGAAAGCCGATGAGATATTAATCCCTGCTATCGTTAAATCAGCTGAACAACAAGTTTCCTTATTTGCTGTGCTTAAACGCAAAGCTAATTAG
- the LOC112491748 gene encoding loganic acid O-methyltransferase-like isoform X1: protein METSEAYPMNGGDGLHGYAKNSTLQGRIIDVCKAVAKEAIVEKLDMGVLDSSETFIIADLGCSVGPNTFTAVENIIEAVKSKYQSKGLNSKIPEFQVFFNDHVSNDFNLLFSSLPQDQRYYAAGSPGSFHGRVFPKASLHIVHSSYALQWLSELPKEIVNKNCPAWNKGKVHYGNSGDQVIQAYKAQYETDMNKFLQARAQEVVCGGLMLLIFPFIPNGIHPSQSASHLSMDLVGYSLLDLAEKVLYMQGIVSEEKVDSFNLPLYATTPQEFEAVVERNGGFSIERMEILPRSEFVNGNCPNGHQIATHMRAGFEGMIKRHFGEDIIDELFDLYAKKADEILIPAMVKSAEQGVNLFVVLKRKA, encoded by the exons ATGGAAACATCTGAAGCATATCCAATGAACGGTGGAGATGGCCTCCATGGGTATGCCAAGAACTCCACTTTACAG GGAAGAATCATAGATGTTtgcaaagcagtagcaaaagaGGCAATTGTGGAAAAGCTTGACATGGGTGTTCTTGATTCTTCAGAAACATTTATTATTGCAGATTTGGGTTGCTCCGTTGGTCCAAATACATTTACAGCAGTGGAAAACATAATTGAAGCTGTGAAATCCAAATACCAAAGCAAAGGCCTAAATTCCAAAATCCCAGAATTCCAAGTCTTTTTCAATGACCATGTCTCTAATGATTTCAACTTGCTCTTCTCATCCCTCCCTCAGGACCAACGATACTATGCTGCAGGCTCGCCAGGTTCTTTCCATGGTCGCGTATTTCCCAAGGCTTCTCTTCACATTGTTCATTCTTCTTATGCCCTGCAATGGCTTTCTGAATTACCGAAAGAGATAGTGAACAAAAACTGTCCTGCTTGGAATAAAGGAAAAGTTCACTATGGAAATTCTGGTGACCAAGTGATTCAGGCTTATAAAGCTCAATATGAGACGGATATGAACAAATTCCTTCAAGCCAGGGCACAAGAGGTTGTGTGTGGTGGGCTGATGCTACTCATTTTTCCTTTCATTCCCAATGGAATTCATCCTTCTCAATCTGCATCACATTTGAGTATGGACCTTGTTGGATATTCCCTCTTGGACCTTGCAGAAAAG GTTTTATATATGCAGGGAATAGTTAGTGAGGAAAAAGTGGATTCCTTTAACCTTCCATTATATGCCACGACTCCCCAAGAATTTGAAGCTGTTGTGGAAAGAAATGGAGGTTTCAGCATAGAGCGAATGGAAATATTGCCTAGATCAGAATTTGTAAATGGAAACTGCCCAAATGGCCATCAAATAGCAACTCACATGAGAGCGGGGTTCGAGGGGATGATAAAGAGGCATTTTGGAGAGGATATCATAGATGAGCTCTTTGATTTGTATGCTAAGAAAGCTGATGAGATATTAATCCCCGCCATGGTTAAATCAGCTGAACAAGGAGTCAACTTATTTGTTGTGCTTAAACGCAAAGCTTGA
- the LOC112491748 gene encoding loganic acid O-methyltransferase-like isoform X3, whose protein sequence is METSEAYPMNGGDGLHGYAKNSTLQGRIIDVCKAVAKEAIVEKLDMGVLDSSETFIIADLGCSVGPNTFTAVENIIEAVKSKYQSKGLNSKIPEFQVFFNDHVSNDFNLLFSSLPQDQRYYAAGSPGSFHGRVFPKASLHIVHSSYALQWLSELPKEIVNKNCPAWNKGKVHYGNSGDQVIQAYKAQYETDMNKFLQARAQEVVCGGLMLLIFPFIPNGIHPSQSASHLSMDLVGYSLLDLAEKGIVSEEKVDSFNLPLYATTPQEFEAVVERNGGFSIERMEILPRSEFVNGNCPNGHQIATHMRAGFEGMIKRHFGEDIIDELFDLYAKKADEILIPAMVKSAEQGVNLFVVLKRKA, encoded by the exons ATGGAAACATCTGAAGCATATCCAATGAACGGTGGAGATGGCCTCCATGGGTATGCCAAGAACTCCACTTTACAG GGAAGAATCATAGATGTTtgcaaagcagtagcaaaagaGGCAATTGTGGAAAAGCTTGACATGGGTGTTCTTGATTCTTCAGAAACATTTATTATTGCAGATTTGGGTTGCTCCGTTGGTCCAAATACATTTACAGCAGTGGAAAACATAATTGAAGCTGTGAAATCCAAATACCAAAGCAAAGGCCTAAATTCCAAAATCCCAGAATTCCAAGTCTTTTTCAATGACCATGTCTCTAATGATTTCAACTTGCTCTTCTCATCCCTCCCTCAGGACCAACGATACTATGCTGCAGGCTCGCCAGGTTCTTTCCATGGTCGCGTATTTCCCAAGGCTTCTCTTCACATTGTTCATTCTTCTTATGCCCTGCAATGGCTTTCTGAATTACCGAAAGAGATAGTGAACAAAAACTGTCCTGCTTGGAATAAAGGAAAAGTTCACTATGGAAATTCTGGTGACCAAGTGATTCAGGCTTATAAAGCTCAATATGAGACGGATATGAACAAATTCCTTCAAGCCAGGGCACAAGAGGTTGTGTGTGGTGGGCTGATGCTACTCATTTTTCCTTTCATTCCCAATGGAATTCATCCTTCTCAATCTGCATCACATTTGAGTATGGACCTTGTTGGATATTCCCTCTTGGACCTTGCAGAAAAG GGAATAGTTAGTGAGGAAAAAGTGGATTCCTTTAACCTTCCATTATATGCCACGACTCCCCAAGAATTTGAAGCTGTTGTGGAAAGAAATGGAGGTTTCAGCATAGAGCGAATGGAAATATTGCCTAGATCAGAATTTGTAAATGGAAACTGCCCAAATGGCCATCAAATAGCAACTCACATGAGAGCGGGGTTCGAGGGGATGATAAAGAGGCATTTTGGAGAGGATATCATAGATGAGCTCTTTGATTTGTATGCTAAGAAAGCTGATGAGATATTAATCCCCGCCATGGTTAAATCAGCTGAACAAGGAGTCAACTTATTTGTTGTGCTTAAACGCAAAGCTTGA
- the LOC112491748 gene encoding loganic acid O-methyltransferase-like isoform X4: MEMSEAYPMNGGDGIHSYAKNSTLQREIIDVAKEVAKEAIIEKLDVGVLNSPKTFRIADLGCSVGPNTFAAVENIIEAVKSKYQSQGLNSKIPEFQVFFNDHVSNDFNLLFASLPQDKQYYAAGSPGSFYGRVFPEASLHIVHSSTSLHWLSGVPKEIVDKDSPAWNKGKVHYASSGDQVIQAYKAQYESDMEKFLQARAHEIVYGGLMLLILPFHPSGIHPSQSATNLSLDLIGYSLMDLAKKGRVNEEKVDSFNIPLYLTTPQEFEAVVESNGGFSIERMEILTRSEFINGIDGHQIATHWRAGMEGLIKKHFGEDIIDELFDLYAKKADEILIPAIVKSAEQQVSLFAVLKRKAN, encoded by the exons atgGAAATGTCTGAAGCATATCCAATGAATGGTGGAGATGGCATCCATAGCTATGCCAAGAACTCCACGTTACAG aGAGAAATCATAGATGTTGCCAAAGAAGTAGCAAAAGAGGCAATTATAGAAAAGCTTGACGTGGGTGTTCTTAATTCTCCAAAAACATTTCGGATTGCAGATTTGGGTTGCTCTGTTGGTCCAAATACATTTGCAGCGGTGGAAAACATAATCGAAGCTGTGAAATCCAAATACCAAAGCCAAGGCCTAAATTCCAAAATCCCGGAATTCCAAGTCTTTTTCAATGACCATGTCTCTAATGATTTCAACTTGCTCTTCGCATCCCTCCCTCAGGACAAACAATACTATGCTGCAGGCTCGCCTGGCTCTTTCTACGGTCGTGTATTTCCCGAGGCTTCTCTTCATATTGTTCATTCTTCCACCTCTCTGCATTGGCTTTCTGGAGTACCAAAAGAGATAGTGGACAAGGACTCTCCTGCTTGGAATAAAGGAAAAGTTCACTATGCAAGTTCTGGTGACCAGGTGATTCAGGCTTATAAAGCTCAATATGAAAGCGACATGGAGAAATTCCTTCAAGCCAGGGCACATGAGATTGTGTATGGCGGGCTAATGCTACTCATTTTACCTTTCCACCCCAGTGGAATTCATCCTTCTCAATCTGCAACAAATTTGAGTCTAGACCTTATTGGATATTCTCTCATGGACCTtgcaaaaaag GGAAGAGTTAATGAGGAGAAAGTGGATTCTTTTAACATTCCATTATATCTCACGACTCCCCAAGAATTTGAAGCTGTTGTGGAAAGCAATGGAGGTTTCAGCATAGAGAGAATGGAAATATTAACTAGATCAGAATTTATAAATGGAATCGATGGGCATCAAATAGCAACTCACTGGAGAGCTGGGATGGAGGGGTTAATAAAGAAGCATTTTGGAGAGGATATCATAGATGAACTCTTTGATTTGTATGCTAAGAAAGCCGATGAGATATTAATCCCTGCTATCGTTAAATCAGCTGAACAACAAGTTTCCTTATTTGCTGTGCTTAAACGCAAAGCTAATTAG
- the LOC112491748 gene encoding loganic acid O-methyltransferase-like isoform X2 gives MVEMASIAMPRTPRYRYKTATGFHLIKSLKKREIIDVAKEVAKEAIIEKLDVGVLNSPKTFRIADLGCSVGPNTFAAVENIIEAVKSKYQSQGLNSKIPEFQVFFNDHVSNDFNLLFASLPQDKQYYAAGSPGSFYGRVFPEASLHIVHSSTSLHWLSGVPKEIVDKDSPAWNKGKVHYASSGDQVIQAYKAQYESDMEKFLQARAHEIVYGGLMLLILPFHPSGIHPSQSATNLSLDLIGYSLMDLAKKGRVNEEKVDSFNIPLYLTTPQEFEAVVESNGGFSIERMEILTRSEFINGIDGHQIATHWRAGMEGLIKKHFGEDIIDELFDLYAKKADEILIPAIVKSAEQQVSLFAVLKRKAN, from the exons ATGGTGGAGATGGCATCCATAGCTATGCCAAGAACTCCACGTTACAG ATACAAAACAGCAACTGGATTCCACcttattaaaagtttaaaaaaa aGAGAAATCATAGATGTTGCCAAAGAAGTAGCAAAAGAGGCAATTATAGAAAAGCTTGACGTGGGTGTTCTTAATTCTCCAAAAACATTTCGGATTGCAGATTTGGGTTGCTCTGTTGGTCCAAATACATTTGCAGCGGTGGAAAACATAATCGAAGCTGTGAAATCCAAATACCAAAGCCAAGGCCTAAATTCCAAAATCCCGGAATTCCAAGTCTTTTTCAATGACCATGTCTCTAATGATTTCAACTTGCTCTTCGCATCCCTCCCTCAGGACAAACAATACTATGCTGCAGGCTCGCCTGGCTCTTTCTACGGTCGTGTATTTCCCGAGGCTTCTCTTCATATTGTTCATTCTTCCACCTCTCTGCATTGGCTTTCTGGAGTACCAAAAGAGATAGTGGACAAGGACTCTCCTGCTTGGAATAAAGGAAAAGTTCACTATGCAAGTTCTGGTGACCAGGTGATTCAGGCTTATAAAGCTCAATATGAAAGCGACATGGAGAAATTCCTTCAAGCCAGGGCACATGAGATTGTGTATGGCGGGCTAATGCTACTCATTTTACCTTTCCACCCCAGTGGAATTCATCCTTCTCAATCTGCAACAAATTTGAGTCTAGACCTTATTGGATATTCTCTCATGGACCTtgcaaaaaag GGAAGAGTTAATGAGGAGAAAGTGGATTCTTTTAACATTCCATTATATCTCACGACTCCCCAAGAATTTGAAGCTGTTGTGGAAAGCAATGGAGGTTTCAGCATAGAGAGAATGGAAATATTAACTAGATCAGAATTTATAAATGGAATCGATGGGCATCAAATAGCAACTCACTGGAGAGCTGGGATGGAGGGGTTAATAAAGAAGCATTTTGGAGAGGATATCATAGATGAACTCTTTGATTTGTATGCTAAGAAAGCCGATGAGATATTAATCCCTGCTATCGTTAAATCAGCTGAACAACAAGTTTCCTTATTTGCTGTGCTTAAACGCAAAGCTAATTAG